Within the Nitrospiraceae bacterium genome, the region GTCAAACCTTATCATATAAAAACAATCGGAGACTTGAAAAAACTTCCTTTCACAACAAAAGAAGATCTGAGGCTAAATTATCCATTCGGACTGTTCGCGGTCCCTTTTGAACAGGTTGTGAGAATACACGCATCATCGGGAACAACAGGCAAACCAACAGTTGTCGGATATACAAAAAAAGATATAGATACATGGGCAGAGCTTATGGCAAGAACACTCTCCGCAGGCGGAGCACATAAAGGAGATGTTGTTCATAATGCATACGGCTACGGTCTTTTTACAGGCGGACTCGGTGCACACTATGGCGCAGAAAAACTCGGAGCTGCAGTAATCCCCATTTCAGGCGGCAACACCAAAAGACAGATAATGATAATGCAGGATTTTGGCTCTACTGTTCTCATGTGCACACCTTCTTATGCATTGAATATTGCCGAAGTCATGGAAGAGATGAATATTGAACCTTCAAGCTTGAAACTGCGAGTGGGACTCTTTGGCGCAGAGCCATGGAGCGAAACAATGAGGCATGAGATAGAGAAAAAACTGAAAATTAAGGCAATAGATATATACGGCTTGAGCGAGGTAATAGGCCCGGGGGTTGCAAGCGAATGTCTGGAGAAACAGCACGGCCTGCATGTAAACGAGGATCATTTCATACCTGAGATAATAAATCCTGAAACAGGCGAACCGCTTAAGCCTGGAGAGACAGGTGAGCTTGTGTTTACTACCCTGACAAAAGAGGCGTTCCCTGTTATCAGATACAGGACAAAAGATATATCAAGACTGTCTCCTGAGCAGTGTACATGCGGCAGGACATTCTACAGAATGCAGAGGATCACAGGAAGAACAGACGACATGCTGATAATAAGAGGCGTCAACGTATTTCCGTCTCAGATAGAGCATGTGCTTATGAGCATCGAGGGAGTCGAGCCTCACTATCAGATAATCGTTGAGAGAGAAGGCTCTCTGGATGTAATGGAAGTTCAGGTTGAGGTAAGCGAAGAAATCTTCTCTGATGAGATAAAGGTTCTTGAAAAACTCACAAAGCGCATAGAGAGAGAGATCAAAGATCTTCTCGGCGTTTCATGCAAGGTCAAACTTGTAGAACCAAAAACCATACAGAGAAGCGAAGGGAAAGCAAAAAGGGTTATAGACAACAGGAAGTTATAAAGGAGGGATTAATGAAAGTAGAACAGATATCAGTATTTCTGGAGAACAAATCAGGGAGGCTTGCAGATGTAGCAGGAATCCTTGCCAAGGCAGGCATAAATATAAGAGCCCTTTCACTTGCAGACACAACTGACTTCGGGATATTAAGACTGATAGTAAACAACACAGAAACAGCAAAAAAAATACTGAAAGAAAACGGTTTTACTGTGGGGAAAACTGAAGTTATTGCGGTCGAGGTCTCAGATAAGCCCGGTGGCCTCGCACAGATACTTGATGCAATACAAAAAAACAAGATAAACGTGGAATATATGTATGCCTTTGTCCAGAAAAACGGTGGGAATGCAATAATCATATTCCGCTTTGACGAGCTAGAAAAAGCAATTGAGATACTGACAAAAGCAGGGATAAATATACTTAAAGGAGAAGAAGTATACGCTCTTTAATCATTTATTTTTACCAAAAAATATAAACTCTCTCATAAATAATTTATATTCTGGAGGAGTTGTCATGAAAAAGATTTATTTATTTATCATCACTTTATTTTTTTCGTGGGTGCTTGTCTCACCAGCATTGGCAGAAGAAACAATAAAGATAGGAGCCATACTCTCAGTAACAGGGCCTGCCTCTTTTCTGGGTGAGCCTGAAAAAAACACCGCCTTAATGCTTAAAGATCAGATAAACAGCAAGGGCGGCATAATGGGCAAAAAGATTGAACTTATAATCTATGATGATGAGACAGATGTTAACAAGGCAGTTCTTGCTGCCGACAAACTTCTCAAAAAAGATAAGGTTGTTGCTGTCATCGGACCTACCACTTCAGGAAATACTCTCGCAGTAATGGAAAAATTTGAGAAAGCGCATATCCCGCTGATATCGCTTTCAGCATCAGAGAAAATCGTTAAACCGGTAAAAAATTATGTTTTCAATGTTGCACCGCTGGACAGGTTTGCTGTTGCACGCCTATATAAAAATCTTAAAGCATCAGGAATCGCCAAAATAGGAATTATTACTGTATCTGACGGATTCGGACAATCAGGAAGAGAAGTTCTCAAGGAACTTGCCCCTTCCTTTGAAATAAAAATACTTGCTGATGAAGTATATGGACCAAAAGATACTGACATGACCGCACAGCTCGTAAAAATAAAAGGAACTTCCCCTGACGCAATCGTATGCTGGGGAACAAACCCCGGTCCTGCGGTTATTGCTAAAAACAGGGTTCAGCTGGGAATTAATATTCCTCTTTATATGAGTCACGGTGTTGCATCAAAAAAATTTATTGAGCTGGCAGGCGATTCAGCAGAAGGACTTCATCTTCCGGCAGGCAGACTGATAGTTGCAGAGCAGGTCCCTGATAATCACCCTCAGAAAAAAGTGCTTGTAACATATAAAAAGTTGTATGAAACCAAATTTAAATCTCCTGTCTCAACATTCGGCGGACATGCATGGGATGCACTTTATCTTATTCAAAAGGCTGTCGAAACAGGCAGATCAACTAATCCTGAGTCAATAAGAAGCAATCTGGAAAAGATAAGCGGTTTTATTGGAACAGCAGGCATCTTCAATTATTCAACTTCCAGTCACAATGGTCTTGATGAAAATGCATTTGAGATAATAAAAATAGAAAAGGGCAATTGGAAGATGCTTAAAAAAAATTAGAGATTTAGAAATTATCTGAATATCAAATTGGAGGAGATATGAAAAAGATTTATTTATTTATCATCACTTTATTTTTTTCGTGTATGCTTGTCTCACCGGCATTGGCAGAAGAAACAATAAAGATAGGAGCCATACTCTCAGTAACAGGGCCTGCCTCTTTTCTGGGTGAGCCTGAGAAAAACACCGCCTTAATGCTTAAAGATCAGATAAACAGCAAGGGCGGCATAATGGGCAAAAAGATTGAACTTATAATCTATGACGACGAGACAGATGTTAACAAGGCAGTTCTTGCCGCAGACAAACTTCTCAAAAAAGATAAAGTCGTTGCTGTCATCGGACCTACCACTTCAGGAAATACATTTGCCATAGAAGAAAAATTCGAGAAAGCAGGAGTTCCTCTTATTTCATGCGCAGCAGCTGAGAAAATCGTGAAACCGGTAAAAAAATGGGTCTTTAAAACACCGCAGTCTGACAGACATGCAGTCTCAAAGATTTTCAGTCAACTGCTGTCTAAAAAAATCAAAAAAATTGCAATCATCACCGTATCAGACGGTTTTGGACAGGCAGGCAGAGAGGTATTGAAAGAGCTTGCTCCAAAAATGGGAATTGAACTCGTTGCTGATGAAGTATATGGACCAAAAGATACTGACATGACTGCACAGCTCGTAAAAATAAAAGGGACAGATGCAGAAGCTATTGTGTGCTGGGGAACAAACCCGGGGCCTGCTGTTATAGCAAAAAACAGAGTTCAGCTTGGAATAAATATTCCTCTTTATATGAGCCACGGCGTTGCATCAAAGAAATTTATTGAGCTGGCAGGCGATTCAGCAGAAGGAATATTTCTTCCAGCAGGAAGGATAATTGTTGCAGAGCAGATACCCGACAAGCATCCGCAGAAAGCAATGCTAAAAAAATACGTAAAAGATTATGAATCAAAATATAAATCTCCAATCTCGGCTTTTGGTGGACATGCATGGGATGCATTAATGCTTGTTGTAAAAGCCATAGAAACAGGGAAATCTGTTAATCCTGCTGACATAAGAAACAACCTAGAGAAAACAAGAGGATTTATAGGAACAGCAGGAATATTTAACTTCACCGCTGAAGACCATAATGGTCTTGATGAAAATGCATTCGAGATGGTCGTTATTGAAAAAGGCAACTGGAAGATAATCAAAAAATAGATGGGGATTTCGAGTTACCTCCAATTTCTCATTTCAGGGTTAACCGTGGGCAGTACATACGGGCTTACTGCCCTCGGGTTTACCATCATCTTTAATACAACAGGCATTATCAATTTCGCACAGGGAGAATTCGTGATGCTCGGCGGAATGCTGAGCGTATTCTTTCTTAAGTGGTTTAATCTCGGCCTTCCCGTTTCAATATCTCTTGCTATCATTACAACAACATTTGTCGGAGCTGCCATCGACAGACTTGCCATAAGACCGGCAAAAAAAAATTCGACAATAAATCTGATAATTATCACTATCGGCGTTTCAATACTCATAAGGGGAATTGCGATGCTCGTATGGGGGAAAGATACATTTTCGCTTCCTCAGTTCTCAGGTCATGAACCACTACACTTCGCAGGAGCTGCAATAATGCCGCAGAGCATCTGGATACTCGTCATAACTCTTTTAATACTTATGTCTTTGAAAATATTTTTCTCAAAAACAATCTACGGCAAGGGCATGCTTGCATGTTCATATGACAAAAAGGCTTCCTATCTTGTAGGCATTGACGTTAACAAAATGGTGCTTTTTTCCTTCATGATATCAGCAATGGTGGGAGCAATTGGCGGCGCAATACTCACTCCGATAACATTGACATCATATGATGCAGGCATACTCCTTGGCCTGAAGGGTTTTTCAGCATGCATTATAGGCGGTCTCGGAAATCCTTTTGGAGCTGCAGCAGGCGGACTTATACTGGGGGTTCTCGAATCATTCGGAGCAGGAGTTATATCTTCAGCATATAAAGATGCCTTTGCATTCTTCATACTTTTAATTCTTCTGTTTGTGAAACCATCAGGGTTGTTCGGGCAGAAAAGCATAAAGAGAGTCTGAAGTGAAAAAATTCAGGACAGATCTTTTTTCATGCTCAGGCTTTCTGATTCTTCTGCTTGTCCTGCCAAAATTCCTGACTAATGACTACTACACAAACACACTAACGCTTTCATGGATCCATGCAATAATAGCCGTAGGACTTAACCTGCTTATCGGATACGCAGGGCAGATATCATTGGGTCATGCAGCATTTTACGGCATAGCCGCTTATACAACAGCAATACTCACCACAACATTCTCTTTGCCAATAATCGCTGGGATGCTTGCCGGAATCATAGTAGTTGCAATCGTCGCATATCTTATAGGAATTCCAACACTTAAATTAAAGGGACATTATTTAGCAATGGGGACACTCGGATTCGGGATAATTGTTTATATATTTTTCAACGAGACTATAAGCATTACAGGAGGGCCTTCAGGTTTTACAGGTATTCCCAGACTTAATATCTTCGGCTTTAAATTCGATTCAGACCTTTCATATTATTATGTTGTCACAGTAGTTCTTACTCTCATAATCTTTGTCTCGCTTAATATCATAAATTCCAGAATAGGCCGAGCCCTGCGTGCTATTCACACAAGCGAATCAGCCGCACAGATCGCAGGCATCGACATATCAAAGTACAAACTCTTTGTCTTTGTGCTTTCAGCCATCTTTGCAGCAATCGCAGGAGTGCTTTATGCGCATTATCTTTCATTTGTTGCGCCTTCTTCATTTGGGTTTAATTTTTCTATTGAGCTTCTTGCCATGGTAGTTCTCGGGGGTATGGCAAACATATGGGGAGCTGTTGCAGGCGCATTGTTTCTTACAGTCCTGCCTGAATTCCTAAGGACATTTGAAAACATAGAGATCCTCCTTTACGGTGCAATACTTATAGTCTGCATGATATTTCTTCCAGGCGGAATTGCCGGCGGAATTTTTAAAATCATGAAAATATTTAAAAGGGAAAAAGCAGTTGATGCAGAAAAACAATAATATTCTTGAC harbors:
- a CDS encoding phenylacetate--CoA ligase; translation: MIWNQEFETLPREALEALQTKRLHALIERVYDAVPYYHKKMDDAGVKPYHIKTIGDLKKLPFTTKEDLRLNYPFGLFAVPFEQVVRIHASSGTTGKPTVVGYTKKDIDTWAELMARTLSAGGAHKGDVVHNAYGYGLFTGGLGAHYGAEKLGAAVIPISGGNTKRQIMIMQDFGSTVLMCTPSYALNIAEVMEEMNIEPSSLKLRVGLFGAEPWSETMRHEIEKKLKIKAIDIYGLSEVIGPGVASECLEKQHGLHVNEDHFIPEIINPETGEPLKPGETGELVFTTLTKEAFPVIRYRTKDISRLSPEQCTCGRTFYRMQRITGRTDDMLIIRGVNVFPSQIEHVLMSIEGVEPHYQIIVEREGSLDVMEVQVEVSEEIFSDEIKVLEKLTKRIEREIKDLLGVSCKVKLVEPKTIQRSEGKAKRVIDNRKL
- a CDS encoding ACT domain-containing protein, giving the protein MKVEQISVFLENKSGRLADVAGILAKAGINIRALSLADTTDFGILRLIVNNTETAKKILKENGFTVGKTEVIAVEVSDKPGGLAQILDAIQKNKINVEYMYAFVQKNGGNAIIIFRFDELEKAIEILTKAGINILKGEEVYAL
- a CDS encoding ABC transporter substrate-binding protein, with protein sequence MKKIYLFIITLFFSWVLVSPALAEETIKIGAILSVTGPASFLGEPEKNTALMLKDQINSKGGIMGKKIELIIYDDETDVNKAVLAADKLLKKDKVVAVIGPTTSGNTLAVMEKFEKAHIPLISLSASEKIVKPVKNYVFNVAPLDRFAVARLYKNLKASGIAKIGIITVSDGFGQSGREVLKELAPSFEIKILADEVYGPKDTDMTAQLVKIKGTSPDAIVCWGTNPGPAVIAKNRVQLGINIPLYMSHGVASKKFIELAGDSAEGLHLPAGRLIVAEQVPDNHPQKKVLVTYKKLYETKFKSPVSTFGGHAWDALYLIQKAVETGRSTNPESIRSNLEKISGFIGTAGIFNYSTSSHNGLDENAFEIIKIEKGNWKMLKKN
- a CDS encoding ABC transporter substrate-binding protein, with amino-acid sequence MKKIYLFIITLFFSCMLVSPALAEETIKIGAILSVTGPASFLGEPEKNTALMLKDQINSKGGIMGKKIELIIYDDETDVNKAVLAADKLLKKDKVVAVIGPTTSGNTFAIEEKFEKAGVPLISCAAAEKIVKPVKKWVFKTPQSDRHAVSKIFSQLLSKKIKKIAIITVSDGFGQAGREVLKELAPKMGIELVADEVYGPKDTDMTAQLVKIKGTDAEAIVCWGTNPGPAVIAKNRVQLGINIPLYMSHGVASKKFIELAGDSAEGIFLPAGRIIVAEQIPDKHPQKAMLKKYVKDYESKYKSPISAFGGHAWDALMLVVKAIETGKSVNPADIRNNLEKTRGFIGTAGIFNFTAEDHNGLDENAFEMVVIEKGNWKIIKK
- a CDS encoding branched-chain amino acid ABC transporter permease, which encodes MGISSYLQFLISGLTVGSTYGLTALGFTIIFNTTGIINFAQGEFVMLGGMLSVFFLKWFNLGLPVSISLAIITTTFVGAAIDRLAIRPAKKNSTINLIIITIGVSILIRGIAMLVWGKDTFSLPQFSGHEPLHFAGAAIMPQSIWILVITLLILMSLKIFFSKTIYGKGMLACSYDKKASYLVGIDVNKMVLFSFMISAMVGAIGGAILTPITLTSYDAGILLGLKGFSACIIGGLGNPFGAAAGGLILGVLESFGAGVISSAYKDAFAFFILLILLFVKPSGLFGQKSIKRV
- a CDS encoding branched-chain amino acid ABC transporter permease; this encodes MKKFRTDLFSCSGFLILLLVLPKFLTNDYYTNTLTLSWIHAIIAVGLNLLIGYAGQISLGHAAFYGIAAYTTAILTTTFSLPIIAGMLAGIIVVAIVAYLIGIPTLKLKGHYLAMGTLGFGIIVYIFFNETISITGGPSGFTGIPRLNIFGFKFDSDLSYYYVVTVVLTLIIFVSLNIINSRIGRALRAIHTSESAAQIAGIDISKYKLFVFVLSAIFAAIAGVLYAHYLSFVAPSSFGFNFSIELLAMVVLGGMANIWGAVAGALFLTVLPEFLRTFENIEILLYGAILIVCMIFLPGGIAGGIFKIMKIFKREKAVDAEKQ